A single genomic interval of Barnesiella intestinihominis YIT 11860 harbors:
- a CDS encoding calcineurin-like phosphoesterase C-terminal domain-containing protein, which produces MKNLIYFVCLAFAGIFLLGCEKNDMPEPEKPREEEPADSTDIVDPEEPDTIVEQKDDPENGIILDMPGITLKGWVHCNRVGMPGVVVTDGTNVTVTDEKGIYRMKRNTTASHVYISSPSGYTVCVKNSVPQFYAEINQRTDIVHKDFELVRLEKDDTKHTFIAIGDPQLYRDFELSYLKEAVNDLNSWVTQSRKGECVHYIVLGDLVFDKPEYHESSKEIFSMLNAPVYNVIGNHDHVFDKNELAVKSNDLKADTVYKRHYGPTYYSYNRGKVHYVVLDDVEYWGGSGPKYVDAVSDEQIAWLQKDLMYVDKDKAIVLCLHAPTKRRTETRSFGNREQLYALLRGYADVQILSGHTHWNSVVTDDGSGMTEHIVAAMCGNWWQPELICSEGTPIGYKIFDVDGTSFKWKYKCVGQPEQYQMRVYPLGERINILRPKNVVLNVWDWDPSWKVEYSEDNGQNYRSMFRSLNMYDITAYNAFGAKGDNTFPVGRTWIQASESDHMFYCRPSIPYNQLKIRVTSRFGDMFSTTVNIQNL; this is translated from the coding sequence ATGAAGAATCTTATCTATTTCGTATGTCTGGCTTTTGCCGGTATTTTCTTGTTGGGTTGTGAAAAAAACGATATGCCCGAACCCGAAAAACCAAGAGAGGAAGAACCTGCCGATTCCACGGATATCGTCGATCCCGAAGAGCCCGATACTATTGTAGAGCAGAAGGACGATCCTGAAAATGGAATTATCTTGGATATGCCGGGTATTACGCTTAAAGGTTGGGTGCATTGCAATCGGGTAGGAATGCCGGGGGTTGTAGTGACCGATGGAACTAACGTCACTGTTACCGATGAGAAAGGTATATATAGAATGAAACGAAATACGACGGCTTCTCATGTATATATATCTTCACCGAGCGGTTATACCGTATGCGTGAAAAATAGCGTACCCCAGTTTTATGCCGAAATCAATCAGCGAACAGATATTGTCCATAAAGATTTTGAGCTTGTTCGTCTTGAAAAAGATGATACGAAACATACATTTATTGCAATCGGTGATCCACAGTTATATCGTGATTTTGAGTTGAGTTATTTGAAAGAAGCTGTAAATGACCTTAACAGCTGGGTAACGCAGAGCCGTAAAGGAGAATGTGTACATTATATTGTGTTGGGAGATTTGGTGTTTGACAAACCAGAGTATCATGAATCGAGTAAAGAGATTTTTTCGATGTTGAATGCTCCTGTGTATAATGTTATCGGCAATCATGATCATGTGTTCGACAAAAATGAACTTGCTGTGAAGTCCAATGATTTGAAGGCCGATACGGTATATAAACGACATTACGGGCCTACTTATTATTCATATAATCGGGGTAAGGTCCATTACGTAGTCCTTGATGATGTGGAATATTGGGGCGGATCGGGGCCTAAGTATGTCGATGCCGTTTCCGATGAACAAATTGCTTGGTTGCAAAAAGATTTGATGTATGTTGATAAAGATAAGGCGATTGTCCTTTGTTTACATGCACCTACTAAGCGCAGAACCGAGACTCGGTCTTTCGGCAACAGAGAACAGTTGTATGCTCTTCTCCGTGGATATGCCGATGTTCAGATTCTTAGCGGTCATACGCATTGGAACTCTGTTGTGACAGATGATGGTAGTGGTATGACAGAACACATTGTAGCGGCAATGTGCGGTAATTGGTGGCAACCCGAACTGATTTGTAGTGAGGGTACACCTATCGGGTATAAAATATTTGATGTGGACGGAACCTCATTTAAATGGAAATATAAATGTGTGGGACAACCCGAACAATACCAGATGAGAGTATATCCTTTGGGAGAAAGAATCAACATATTACGTCCGAAAAATGTCGTTCTGAATGTTTGGGATTGGGATCCTTCGTGGAAAGTCGAATATTCCGAAGATAACGGACAAAACTATCGTTCGATGTTCCGTAGTCTGAATATGTATGATATTACTGCATACAATGCTTTCGGGGCGAAGGGAGATAATACTTTCCCTGTCGGGCGTACTTGGATACAAGCCTCTGAATCTGATCATATGTTCTATTGTAGGCCTTCTATTCCGTATAATCAACTTAAAATAAGGGTGACTTCCCGGTTTGGGGATATGTTTTCGACGACCGTAAATATTCAAAATCTTTGA
- a CDS encoding RagB/SusD family nutrient uptake outer membrane protein, with protein MKAIKNIFLVLGILVTVSGCDYLDSEPEKKGTLEEAFASVNSARNFLYACYSFMPESSDHNGEPQFNGASDEVCITSQWATTWHYSKVANIGSQTAADPIYNYWSYFKSPTQSSRCKAYNLYGAIRQCYTFLNRVESVPGISAAEITDFSSQAKFLIAYYHYLLLRLYGPIVLIDREIPLDATGELAFPKRRPYDECVEWIADRLDEVAPLLPPIQTSDKYGAPTRAAAKGIKSRMLLYAASPLFNGNSEYYSDFKNKDGEQLISLQYDKEKWKKALDAAEDAINEAHAAGHDLYTHLQAPVGISDAEKGYFNHRWSLVTMPSAGNTDIIWAYTGSRMNIQQMIAPRGLSQGSTTVPYGGLAPSMQMVETYLTKNGLPIDKDPSFQYDRRFGVTTDPETGEKTVRLHLNREPRFYADIAYDRATNFELDGRDGIKGGKGYTLYLRMGEINPETNQTNGNDPLKDNITPNGYLWKKYLHPNTSFANNQVAVRATAFPLVRLTELYLNYVEAYYEYYGRLDGQALIYLNDIRSHAGIPNVETSWQGIAGKDYREIIRQERTIELMYEGHRFFDARRWKIAHLTFNKVQKRWNCFPAGFTTQSPQSAENYLTLRNSNEPTKTFNVPQHYLYPLDSRDININPNLVQNPGW; from the coding sequence ATGAAAGCAATTAAAAATATATTCTTAGTATTAGGGATACTCGTTACTGTTTCCGGTTGTGATTATCTGGATTCTGAACCTGAGAAGAAAGGAACTTTGGAAGAGGCTTTTGCCAGCGTAAATTCGGCAAGGAATTTTTTGTACGCTTGTTATTCTTTTATGCCCGAGTCGAGTGATCATAACGGGGAGCCGCAATTTAATGGAGCCAGTGATGAAGTGTGCATAACTTCTCAGTGGGCTACGACATGGCATTACTCCAAAGTCGCGAATATTGGGTCTCAAACGGCAGCCGATCCCATATATAATTATTGGTCTTATTTCAAAAGTCCTACACAATCGAGCCGTTGTAAAGCGTACAATCTTTATGGCGCTATTCGTCAATGCTATACATTTTTGAATCGAGTAGAAAGTGTACCGGGAATATCCGCAGCAGAAATAACCGATTTTTCATCGCAAGCCAAATTTCTGATAGCTTATTATCATTATCTGTTGTTAAGATTGTATGGTCCGATTGTGTTGATAGACAGGGAAATTCCATTGGATGCTACCGGTGAGTTGGCCTTCCCGAAACGTCGTCCTTACGATGAGTGTGTAGAATGGATCGCCGATCGTTTAGACGAAGTGGCTCCTTTACTGCCGCCTATCCAAACTTCCGATAAATATGGAGCTCCCACGCGGGCTGCGGCAAAAGGAATAAAATCGCGTATGTTATTGTATGCCGCAAGTCCTTTGTTTAATGGGAATAGTGAATATTACAGCGACTTTAAGAATAAAGATGGAGAACAATTAATCAGTTTGCAGTATGATAAGGAAAAATGGAAAAAAGCCTTAGATGCAGCCGAGGACGCTATCAATGAAGCGCATGCAGCTGGACATGATTTGTATACCCATTTGCAGGCTCCGGTTGGAATAAGCGATGCTGAAAAAGGATATTTTAATCATCGTTGGTCGTTGGTGACTATGCCGAGTGCGGGAAATACAGATATTATTTGGGCTTACACAGGATCCCGAATGAATATTCAACAAATGATAGCACCTCGCGGATTGTCACAAGGATCTACCACTGTTCCTTATGGGGGCTTGGCTCCTTCAATGCAAATGGTGGAAACCTATTTAACAAAGAATGGATTGCCCATTGATAAAGACCCGTCTTTCCAATATGATAGAAGATTTGGAGTAACGACCGATCCTGAGACGGGAGAAAAGACCGTGAGATTACATTTGAATCGGGAACCTCGTTTCTATGCCGATATTGCATACGACCGGGCAACCAATTTCGAATTGGACGGCAGAGATGGAATAAAAGGAGGAAAAGGTTATACGTTGTATTTGAGAATGGGCGAAATTAATCCTGAAACCAATCAGACGAACGGGAATGATCCCTTGAAAGATAATATCACTCCTAATGGTTATTTGTGGAAAAAATATTTACATCCGAATACGAGTTTCGCTAATAATCAGGTGGCAGTGAGGGCTACGGCTTTTCCGTTGGTTCGTTTGACAGAGCTCTATCTCAATTATGTGGAGGCTTATTATGAATATTATGGAAGACTTGATGGGCAGGCTCTCATTTATTTGAATGATATTCGTTCCCATGCCGGTATCCCCAATGTCGAGACTTCTTGGCAGGGAATTGCAGGGAAAGACTATCGCGAGATTATACGACAAGAAAGAACGATTGAACTCATGTATGAAGGCCATCGATTCTTCGATGCTCGTCGTTGGAAAATTGCGCATCTGACTTTCAATAAGGTTCAGAAAAGATGGAATTGTTTTCCGGCAGGATTTACGACTCAATCTCCGCAGTCAGCAGAAAATTATCTGACATTGCGAAACAGTAATGAGCCGACGAAAACTTTTAATGTGCCACAACACTATCTCTATCCGCTGGATTCCAGAGATATAAATATCAATCCGAATTTAGTCCAAAATCCGGGGTGGTAG
- a CDS encoding putative Ig domain-containing protein yields MKTNAIFSKKQLFGVCCALLLSPMAVFGQLIVGKSLGADHTADEQKALAVTKNGDMYISINANSFQIMKDDGTFDEIKNPYQESTTRAGILTKISADGKLLWSNMVCVQESANNSQVTSVCEVGDYLYVVGGVRTNVKGEHPVSVFGIPLVSQGEMDYYIAKLNAATGEAVWAKTFGGVRNWEMFNSVVADEAGNLYAVATFGNVSSAPLEMPLKDGSSTSLAVTNNWGEDYLLVKFNKDGEILWATSIGSKFRENGTPDVTVGEDGNPVICGVFNAANGNLMNESEEKREFYIGEQKYLLYPEQSKESALVKLNSTDGSVMWSRYFTGTGNQEVLKVQAVSGSNAVAVTGKANNQIIVEGSAGLSTETVTHVSGADHLFVISFDVDGKLLWSKSASGDTSSEGKEISSDDLGNIYVSGYFNGSLNWGDNIVLQKTGSNEKEGFFAKLNGSGKCLYAETVKGTGAESINLIAVNGDKLAVAGDRTTDVTLPYGDSETGVARYTVGDRNYKWFAASYTMKPSVSGISTLNGKRFVPFSYQIVPAFFEMPAVFEYSLAGNLPSGWILDPATGIISGKATEEASGSFSVMISNATDGESVEKTYTYSIVPKPCDILSIQPESLPSRAVTGAFYQQFTLENGEGKIVWTAENLPKGLSLDPDKGLLNGILQQTGELSFTIKAREESGCETSRSYTINAEEFNYSLAPNLKWINQIYGSEAFDHAKVNSIDKDGNVWVAASYFSATFSDEVSFPNIGNTDALVAKYNGIDGSFMWARTIGGSPVSGRNEQGQAIVTDVVTGDGVFTGIITPDARIGTLNETDSFPTNGGRDIGVIRFDKDGNKIWHKVFGSAKDWEAGINTTFDKKGNIYVIGYTNDGDIVIPMADGSSETLAGTSVDVVIIKLNGDGEGLWAKRLGTVNKGEEIYGLVTDDACNVYVSGMVNNGTVPFGNGKVVTATGITSFIAKYDEAGVCQWVTSLGSNGSLINGRGTSLVRDKNGNLYFAAICKGSSSISGTTETIEADASKTDGAIIKFNSDGQYVWHRMFASVADDGVTSLAVDESNNVYAVGYYEAELPVYESIKLQRNGNNRTAFVAKYSDEGEYLYAFSTGAIITDAVKPTGLAISIDKTTNDIILTGPTYGTIYPYGVSGSSNAFGGGRFMLARYSQDAALFGIFPQGIKGESYSAQLNISGFQKPLQVAYSLKVGDNLPDGLSLDTNTGEISGVLNEAGIFKFTVLATDGFVNASKEFSISVTGADCQMTVEAIISEDAENGKPFSARIYADNATGAVTWSIEEGSSLPYGLSISSLEDGVGLISGTPNAPAKEYSFTIVAEDEAGCRVTQLVYLNVTGESGVETLVSEGFVVYPNPVTDGMLKVSLKDLVSGNYVIEIADLSGKQVYKEEVRVEENMVKSISVNNMPSQWYVVTVRGMGVSYSQRFMVQ; encoded by the coding sequence ATGAAAACAAATGCTATTTTTAGTAAGAAACAGCTTTTTGGGGTCTGCTGTGCATTATTGTTGTCCCCTATGGCTGTATTTGGACAACTTATTGTTGGAAAAAGTTTGGGAGCCGATCATACGGCCGATGAACAAAAGGCTTTGGCCGTAACGAAGAATGGGGATATGTATATATCGATCAATGCCAATTCTTTTCAGATAATGAAAGATGACGGAACTTTCGATGAAATTAAAAATCCCTATCAAGAGTCTACTACCCGTGCTGGTATTTTGACGAAAATATCGGCTGATGGAAAACTCCTTTGGAGCAATATGGTGTGTGTGCAGGAGTCTGCCAATAATAGTCAGGTGACATCGGTTTGTGAAGTCGGTGATTATCTCTATGTAGTCGGAGGTGTCAGAACCAATGTAAAGGGGGAACACCCGGTATCCGTGTTTGGAATTCCATTGGTCTCACAGGGGGAAATGGATTATTATATCGCTAAACTGAATGCTGCTACCGGTGAGGCTGTGTGGGCAAAGACATTCGGTGGCGTTCGTAATTGGGAGATGTTCAATTCGGTGGTTGCCGATGAGGCCGGGAACTTGTATGCCGTGGCTACTTTTGGCAATGTATCGAGTGCACCTTTGGAAATGCCTCTCAAAGACGGTTCTTCTACTTCTTTGGCCGTTACAAACAATTGGGGCGAAGATTATCTACTTGTGAAGTTCAATAAAGACGGTGAAATTTTATGGGCGACCAGTATCGGTTCTAAATTTCGTGAAAATGGAACTCCTGATGTAACCGTAGGAGAAGATGGGAATCCTGTCATTTGTGGTGTTTTCAATGCTGCGAATGGAAATCTAATGAATGAGTCGGAGGAAAAACGAGAGTTTTATATTGGAGAACAGAAATATCTGCTTTATCCCGAGCAGTCCAAAGAGTCGGCATTGGTAAAACTCAATTCGACCGATGGTTCTGTGATGTGGTCCCGTTATTTTACCGGTACTGGAAATCAAGAAGTGTTGAAGGTACAGGCCGTTTCGGGCTCGAATGCTGTGGCCGTAACGGGGAAAGCGAATAATCAGATAATCGTGGAAGGATCTGCCGGATTGTCTACCGAAACCGTCACGCATGTATCGGGAGCAGATCATTTATTTGTTATCTCTTTTGACGTTGATGGAAAGCTCCTGTGGAGCAAATCGGCTTCGGGAGATACATCGAGCGAAGGTAAAGAGATTTCGAGTGATGATTTGGGGAATATTTATGTAAGCGGATATTTCAACGGTTCGTTAAATTGGGGTGACAATATCGTTCTTCAAAAGACCGGGTCTAATGAAAAAGAGGGCTTCTTCGCTAAATTAAATGGTTCCGGTAAATGTCTGTATGCCGAAACGGTCAAAGGAACAGGTGCGGAGAGTATCAATCTTATAGCGGTAAACGGAGATAAGCTGGCTGTTGCCGGGGATAGAACGACAGATGTCACGTTGCCTTATGGCGACTCTGAAACTGGCGTCGCTCGATATACTGTCGGAGATCGTAATTATAAATGGTTTGCGGCATCCTATACGATGAAACCTTCTGTTTCGGGAATCTCGACGTTGAACGGAAAGAGATTCGTTCCTTTCTCGTATCAAATTGTTCCGGCTTTCTTCGAAATGCCGGCAGTGTTTGAATACTCTTTGGCTGGCAATTTACCCTCTGGCTGGATATTGGATCCTGCTACGGGTATTATTTCGGGAAAAGCTACCGAAGAAGCGAGCGGTTCATTCAGTGTGATGATTTCTAATGCCACAGACGGTGAAAGTGTAGAGAAAACCTATACCTATTCTATTGTACCTAAACCCTGCGATATCTTGTCTATACAACCCGAGAGTCTACCTTCACGGGCTGTGACCGGAGCTTTCTATCAACAATTCACGTTGGAAAATGGAGAGGGAAAAATTGTTTGGACTGCCGAAAATTTGCCCAAAGGTCTGTCTTTGGATCCTGATAAAGGATTATTGAACGGTATTTTACAACAAACAGGGGAACTTTCGTTCACGATTAAAGCGAGAGAAGAGAGTGGTTGTGAGACTTCCCGAAGCTATACGATTAATGCCGAAGAATTTAATTATTCTTTGGCTCCGAATCTGAAATGGATTAATCAAATTTATGGAAGTGAAGCGTTTGACCATGCCAAAGTGAATTCTATCGATAAAGATGGAAATGTTTGGGTAGCAGCAAGTTATTTTTCGGCAACTTTCTCCGATGAAGTTTCATTCCCGAACATTGGGAATACCGATGCATTGGTCGCTAAATATAATGGAATCGATGGTAGTTTCATGTGGGCTCGTACGATCGGGGGCTCTCCTGTATCCGGCAGAAATGAGCAAGGACAGGCGATTGTAACAGATGTAGTGACAGGCGATGGAGTATTTACCGGAATAATTACGCCCGATGCTCGTATAGGAACCCTAAATGAAACAGATAGCTTTCCTACAAATGGGGGACGGGATATAGGAGTTATTCGTTTTGATAAAGATGGTAACAAAATTTGGCATAAAGTATTTGGCTCGGCCAAAGATTGGGAAGCCGGAATCAATACGACTTTTGATAAGAAAGGAAATATTTATGTGATCGGTTATACCAACGATGGAGATATAGTGATACCTATGGCCGATGGCTCTTCCGAAACATTAGCGGGAACCTCGGTAGATGTGGTGATTATTAAACTGAATGGAGATGGAGAAGGCCTTTGGGCGAAGCGTTTAGGTACGGTAAATAAAGGTGAGGAAATATATGGCCTTGTGACCGATGACGCTTGCAATGTATATGTATCGGGTATGGTGAATAACGGTACAGTACCTTTTGGTAATGGTAAGGTGGTGACAGCTACCGGAATTACTTCGTTTATTGCCAAGTATGACGAGGCCGGAGTTTGCCAATGGGTAACTTCGTTGGGAAGCAATGGTTCGCTTATCAATGGACGGGGAACATCTCTTGTTCGAGATAAAAATGGAAATTTGTATTTTGCTGCAATTTGTAAAGGGTCTTCTTCCATATCGGGAACAACGGAAACGATTGAGGCCGATGCTTCGAAAACCGATGGAGCAATTATTAAATTTAATTCCGATGGACAATATGTATGGCATCGCATGTTTGCATCGGTTGCCGATGACGGAGTGACCTCTCTTGCGGTTGATGAAAGTAATAATGTCTATGCCGTGGGATATTATGAGGCAGAGTTGCCTGTATATGAGAGTATAAAATTACAGCGCAATGGAAATAATCGAACGGCCTTTGTCGCCAAATATTCCGATGAAGGAGAGTATTTATATGCTTTCTCGACAGGAGCTATTATTACCGATGCCGTGAAACCGACTGGTTTGGCCATTTCGATAGATAAGACTACGAACGACATTATATTGACCGGGCCTACTTACGGAACGATATATCCCTATGGTGTTAGCGGTAGTTCCAATGCTTTTGGAGGCGGACGTTTTATGTTGGCACGTTATAGCCAAGATGCTGCTTTGTTCGGCATTTTTCCTCAGGGAATAAAAGGGGAGAGCTATTCGGCTCAATTAAATATTTCTGGTTTCCAAAAGCCCTTACAAGTTGCTTATAGTCTTAAAGTTGGAGATAACCTCCCCGATGGATTGTCTTTGGATACGAATACGGGAGAAATTAGTGGAGTATTGAATGAAGCTGGAATATTTAAATTTACAGTCTTGGCTACCGACGGTTTTGTCAATGCTAGTAAAGAGTTCAGCATTTCTGTTACCGGAGCAGATTGTCAGATGACAGTAGAGGCGATTATTTCGGAAGATGCAGAAAATGGAAAACCTTTTTCTGCGAGAATATATGCCGATAATGCTACCGGAGCAGTAACATGGTCTATTGAAGAAGGTAGTTCTCTCCCTTATGGCTTGTCTATAAGCTCGTTGGAAGATGGTGTCGGATTAATTAGTGGAACTCCTAATGCTCCGGCGAAGGAATATTCGTTTACGATTGTCGCCGAGGACGAAGCGGGCTGTCGTGTCACTCAATTGGTATATCTCAATGTTACAGGCGAAAGCGGGGTAGAAACCCTTGTTTCCGAAGGCTTTGTCGTATATCCCAATCCGGTAACCGATGGAATGCTTAAAGTTTCTTTGAAAGACCTTGTTTCGGGAAATTATGTGATAGAAATTGCAGACCTATCAGGAAAACAAGTCTATAAAGAGGAAGTTAGGGTAGAAGAAAACATGGTAAAAAGTATTTCTGTAAATAATATGCCTTCTCAATGGTATGTAGTTACCGTTCGGGGAATGGGTGTATCCTATTCGCAGAGATTTATGGTTCAATAA
- a CDS encoding purple acid phosphatase family protein — protein sequence MLRKLIRVWIVGIVFPLYAIAGQPSVKITHGPYLQNLSENEVTVVWTTDKPCKSWVEFSKKEDGKNFYSQLPRKAYASQDGLCCVDTLHRVTITGLEKNTTYFYRVLSQEVKELLPYRPVLGNIVSTDIWEKPLTFTTLDGRQETLSIVMINDIHGKNDLQKKLLEMAPPQNVDMVVFCGDMCNYINKQSDIFTGFLDTSVGLFASRKPFVYVRGNHETRGAYARNFFRYLAGPEGKFYYAFTYGPIRFIVLDSGEDKPDTDVEYSGLVDFDNYILEQKEWLARELESPEFRAASFRVVLSHIPFGKGSWYGSERLRKQLLPLLESVRIDLMLSGHNHAFGFMDKGKVTAFPIIVNSNNSVLTMFGSKDLLKVQVKQIDGKVLLEKEFSK from the coding sequence ATGCTCAGGAAACTAATAAGAGTTTGGATTGTAGGAATAGTATTCCCGCTCTATGCCATAGCCGGGCAACCTTCGGTAAAAATTACCCACGGTCCCTATTTACAAAACTTGTCGGAGAACGAAGTGACAGTCGTGTGGACAACCGATAAGCCTTGTAAATCGTGGGTGGAATTCAGCAAAAAGGAAGACGGTAAGAACTTCTACTCCCAACTGCCGCGAAAAGCCTATGCCTCACAAGACGGGTTGTGTTGTGTCGACACATTGCATCGCGTAACGATTACGGGGCTTGAAAAAAACACGACCTATTTTTACCGAGTATTGTCACAAGAGGTAAAAGAGTTGCTGCCCTATCGTCCTGTTTTGGGTAACATCGTTTCTACCGATATCTGGGAAAAACCGTTGACTTTTACAACACTCGATGGCAGACAGGAAACATTGTCGATAGTTATGATAAACGATATACATGGGAAGAACGATTTGCAGAAAAAATTGTTGGAAATGGCTCCACCGCAAAATGTCGATATGGTAGTGTTTTGTGGGGATATGTGTAACTATATTAACAAGCAAAGTGATATTTTCACCGGTTTTTTAGATACATCGGTCGGCCTGTTCGCATCTAGAAAACCATTTGTATATGTAAGGGGTAATCATGAAACTCGTGGAGCATATGCCCGTAATTTCTTCCGATACCTTGCCGGTCCCGAAGGGAAGTTCTATTACGCTTTCACCTATGGCCCCATTCGGTTCATCGTGTTAGATAGCGGTGAAGATAAACCCGATACAGATGTGGAATATTCGGGTTTGGTAGATTTTGATAATTATATACTTGAACAAAAGGAGTGGTTGGCCCGTGAATTGGAAAGTCCGGAGTTTAGAGCTGCCTCTTTTCGGGTAGTCTTGTCTCATATTCCTTTTGGGAAAGGCAGTTGGTATGGCTCTGAACGACTACGCAAACAGTTGCTCCCCCTATTGGAGAGTGTTCGTATCGATTTGATGTTAAGTGGGCATAATCACGCATTCGGATTTATGGATAAGGGGAAAGTTACAGCTTTCCCTATAATAGTGAACTCCAATAACTCTGTGTTGACAATGTTTGGTTCGAAAGATCTGCTGAAAGTTCAAGTTAAGCAAATTGATGGAAAAGTATTATTAGAGAAAGAATTCAGTAAATAA
- a CDS encoding beta-N-acetylhexosaminidase, with protein sequence MQNIRTIRYCFILFLSVLVSCKGQTDKLNDNCPLIPKPLSVDMQPGEFTFGDSVVIELKTDDEEIKRAANFLKTFVEQTGSCKAQIGTGEEARNKIVFTVCDTIAHDEAYRLDVSPRTVTIASKGGAGAFYAVQTLRQLLPAECEKKICDENVILQVPCVNIYDEPRFKHRGFMLDVARHYFPLDFIKKNIDIMTLYKLNVLHLHLTDDQGWRIEIKSHPRLTSVGAWRKQSIAGHKNDVPRKYDGKPHGGYYTQDELREIVEYAHERFIEVIPEIEMPGHTQSILAAYPQLACFHKNYEVSCDWGVHKEVLCTKEGSFKLLEDVLSEVFEIFPSKYIHIGGDECPKDRWSECPVCQRNIKRLGLKDEHELQSYFIKRMEEFVNAHDRQIIGWDEILEGGIAPNAVVMSWRGEAGGIKAAKMNHSVIMTPRDFCYLDYYQSEDRDNEPLAIYGYLPLDSVYSYNPTEKLTSEQGRYILGIQGNLWTEYIATPEHAEYMAYPRAIALAEVGWSRQEQKDFTDFIYRLTIQSKRLDSLNVNYAKHFLFSVKNKNDKL encoded by the coding sequence ATGCAAAATATACGAACAATACGATATTGTTTTATCTTGTTTTTATCCGTTTTAGTCTCTTGTAAAGGCCAAACCGATAAATTAAATGATAATTGCCCCCTTATACCCAAACCATTATCGGTAGACATGCAACCGGGCGAATTTACGTTTGGAGACAGTGTGGTAATTGAATTGAAAACAGATGATGAAGAAATAAAAAGAGCGGCAAACTTTCTTAAAACCTTTGTGGAACAGACAGGAAGTTGCAAAGCTCAGATAGGAACCGGTGAAGAAGCCCGGAACAAAATCGTTTTTACCGTTTGCGATACGATCGCTCATGATGAGGCTTATAGACTCGATGTGTCCCCTCGTACGGTAACTATCGCCTCGAAGGGTGGTGCTGGTGCTTTTTATGCAGTGCAAACATTGCGTCAATTGCTTCCGGCCGAATGCGAGAAAAAAATATGTGACGAAAATGTGATACTGCAAGTGCCCTGCGTGAATATCTACGATGAACCTCGTTTCAAACATCGAGGGTTTATGCTTGATGTGGCACGTCATTATTTCCCGTTGGATTTTATCAAGAAAAACATCGATATAATGACATTGTATAAATTGAATGTATTGCATCTGCATTTAACCGATGATCAGGGGTGGCGCATCGAGATAAAATCGCATCCGCGGCTTACTTCTGTGGGGGCTTGGCGCAAACAAAGTATTGCCGGACATAAAAATGATGTACCTCGTAAATACGATGGAAAACCTCATGGCGGATATTATACCCAAGATGAATTGCGGGAAATTGTCGAATATGCCCACGAGAGATTTATTGAGGTTATTCCTGAAATCGAAATGCCGGGACATACTCAATCGATTTTGGCCGCATATCCTCAGTTGGCCTGTTTCCATAAAAACTACGAAGTCTCGTGCGATTGGGGCGTTCATAAAGAAGTCCTATGTACAAAGGAAGGCAGTTTTAAACTTCTGGAAGATGTGCTATCCGAAGTTTTTGAAATTTTTCCTTCGAAATATATACATATAGGAGGAGATGAATGTCCGAAAGACCGTTGGTCCGAATGTCCGGTTTGTCAACGAAATATAAAACGATTGGGATTGAAAGATGAGCATGAACTCCAAAGCTATTTTATAAAACGAATGGAGGAGTTTGTCAATGCACATGACCGGCAAATTATTGGCTGGGACGAAATTTTAGAAGGTGGCATCGCGCCTAATGCCGTTGTCATGTCTTGGAGGGGAGAAGCAGGAGGTATAAAAGCGGCAAAAATGAACCATTCTGTTATCATGACTCCTCGGGATTTTTGCTATCTCGATTATTATCAATCGGAAGACCGGGATAATGAGCCTTTGGCTATTTATGGTTACCTACCGTTAGATTCGGTTTATTCCTATAATCCTACCGAAAAATTAACATCGGAACAGGGTCGATATATTTTAGGCATTCAGGGAAATCTTTGGACGGAATACATTGCTACTCCCGAGCATGCCGAATATATGGCTTATCCGAGGGCCATAGCGTTGGCCGAAGTTGGGTGGAGTCGGCAAGAACAAAAAGATTTTACAGATTTTATCTACCGTTTGACTATTCAATCGAAGAGGCTTGATTCATTGAATGTTAATTATGCGAAACACTTTCTTTTTTCAGTAAAAAATAAAAATGATAAACTATGA